The following proteins are encoded in a genomic region of Moritella sp. Urea-trap-13:
- a CDS encoding DUF350 domain-containing protein — MYEFDGLTMWTTQALVIDFIVIIALFVSLKMIKGWVSNLHANDEIAKRDNFAFGISFAAGLAGLAIVLTGVTSGDFADSLFEEATQMLGYGLLAIALIKAGHFFQDKVTLQKVSLHDEIVKGNVTAAFVDFGHIVTVAIVVRSALIWVLTEGWHGLPVVVAAFVVANIIMLLVSKYRVRLFKRTGDCLQQLILDDNLAVGIRYSGFLIGSGLAITAATGLAPYAADNITLSLTYWAFSAIVSVAIFAVLQLITIKVILSGIDIADEVIRQKNIGVAVISATVSFSIGLTMATLLGS; from the coding sequence ATGTACGAGTTTGATGGATTGACTATGTGGACGACACAAGCACTGGTTATTGACTTTATTGTCATCATTGCGTTATTTGTGAGTTTAAAAATGATCAAAGGCTGGGTATCAAATTTACATGCCAATGATGAAATCGCCAAACGCGATAACTTTGCCTTTGGTATTAGTTTCGCCGCCGGTTTAGCTGGACTTGCAATTGTATTAACTGGCGTCACCAGTGGCGACTTTGCGGATTCATTATTTGAAGAAGCAACTCAAATGCTGGGTTATGGCTTATTAGCTATCGCGTTAATTAAAGCCGGTCATTTTTTCCAAGATAAAGTGACACTGCAAAAAGTCAGTCTGCACGATGAGATCGTAAAAGGTAACGTCACGGCGGCCTTCGTTGATTTTGGTCATATTGTCACTGTCGCGATTGTGGTACGTTCTGCGTTGATCTGGGTACTAACGGAAGGTTGGCATGGATTACCTGTCGTGGTTGCTGCGTTTGTTGTTGCCAACATCATTATGCTGCTAGTGAGTAAATACCGTGTACGTTTATTCAAGCGTACGGGTGATTGTCTACAGCAACTTATCTTAGACGATAACTTGGCTGTTGGTATCCGTTACTCTGGTTTCTTGATCGGTTCTGGCTTAGCTATTACCGCGGCAACCGGTCTCGCACCTTATGCTGCTGATAATATCACCCTTAGCCTGACATATTGGGCATTCTCCGCGATTGTCAGTGTGGCTATCTTCGCTGTGTTACAATTGATTACCATCAAAGTGATCTTATCTGGTATTGATATTGCTGATGAAGTTATTCGCCAAAAGAATATCGGTGTTGCAGTGATCTCGGCAACGGTATCATTCTCAATCGGCTTAACAATGGCAACCTTACTTGGTAGCTAA
- a CDS encoding S-adenosylmethionine decarboxylase family protein, whose translation MEAKIYNQRWWLSCCDSEALKRVISADLEHAGFSVLNFVEHYFQPQGYTALWLLAESHAAVHTFPEEGKAYVELSSCSAALLASFDTHLQADAEQHQWQVTP comes from the coding sequence ATGGAAGCAAAAATATATAATCAACGCTGGTGGTTAAGCTGCTGTGATAGTGAAGCACTTAAACGTGTGATTTCTGCAGACCTTGAGCATGCAGGTTTTAGCGTATTAAATTTTGTTGAGCATTATTTTCAACCGCAAGGTTATACCGCATTGTGGTTGCTAGCTGAAAGTCATGCTGCTGTGCATACTTTTCCAGAAGAAGGCAAGGCGTATGTGGAGTTATCAAGTTGTTCTGCGGCCTTATTAGCCAGCTTTGATACGCACTTGCAAGCTGATGCCGAGCAGCATCAGTGGCAAGTCACTCCTTAA
- the cra gene encoding catabolite repressor/activator produces the protein MTLDEIAKLAGVSRTTASYVINGKASKYRISEKTQQKVMAVVNEHNYRPDHAAQSLRGGSNRSLGLIIPDLENSSYAKLAKLLERDARKAGYQLIISCSDDDPDTEMKVAETLLSRRIDALLVASALPAEHSYYRTVQANGVPVIGLDRAMDDEIFACVISEDLEGAYELTQALLADDIHSIGLVGAVPELGISKEREQGFLSAISQHGHGIKPLTAYGDHFSQQQGQAQVQQWIDRGTFPDAILATSYTLFEGVLDCLIRNPSLMATTKLATFGDNRLLDFLPSKIQSLPQQFELIAEHALKMALNAANGRNHPGIEVVSRKIIRR, from the coding sequence ATGACATTAGATGAAATAGCCAAATTAGCAGGTGTATCACGTACCACTGCCAGTTATGTGATTAACGGTAAAGCCAGTAAGTACCGCATTAGCGAAAAGACCCAGCAGAAAGTAATGGCGGTGGTTAATGAGCATAATTACCGCCCTGATCATGCTGCGCAATCGTTACGCGGCGGCAGTAACCGTTCGCTTGGTTTAATCATTCCTGATTTAGAGAATAGCAGTTATGCCAAACTAGCCAAATTACTTGAACGTGATGCTCGTAAAGCCGGTTATCAGCTAATCATTTCATGCTCTGATGATGATCCAGACACCGAGATGAAAGTTGCAGAGACTTTGCTCAGTCGTCGTATCGATGCTTTATTAGTGGCTAGTGCCCTACCCGCTGAACACAGCTATTATCGGACAGTGCAAGCCAATGGTGTACCGGTTATTGGCCTTGACCGGGCGATGGATGATGAGATTTTCGCCTGCGTGATCAGTGAAGATTTAGAGGGTGCCTATGAGTTAACCCAAGCTTTATTAGCAGACGATATTCACTCTATTGGTTTAGTTGGCGCTGTACCTGAGCTGGGCATATCTAAAGAACGTGAACAAGGCTTCTTATCAGCCATCAGTCAGCATGGTCATGGCATTAAGCCGTTAACCGCTTACGGTGATCATTTTAGTCAACAGCAAGGTCAAGCCCAAGTACAACAATGGATTGATAGGGGCACATTTCCCGATGCTATCTTAGCCACTTCGTATACCTTATTTGAAGGGGTACTGGATTGCTTGATACGCAACCCAAGTTTAATGGCAACCACCAAACTGGCGACCTTTGGTGATAACCGGTTATTGGATTTCTTACCCAGTAAGATCCAATCATTACCGCAACAATTTGAATTAATTGCCGAACATGCGTTAAAAATGGCGCTTAATGCGGCTAATGGTCGCAACCACCCCGGTATTGAAGTTGTGTCCCGTAAGATCATCCGTCGCTAA
- the pfkB gene encoding 1-phosphofructokinase yields the protein MTMKLTNLKVVTVTLNPALDLTGHLQILTTGTVNQVQHCALEPAGKGVNVAKVLAELGAEVTATGFLGVENQAPFGQLFERSNIKDKFIRVQGATRINVKLVESSSQVSDINFPGVSVTAAAIVEFETMLANLSLDHDVFVMAGSLPIGVTPEQCAKWITQLQQAGKKVFFDSSNAALSAGIAVQPWLIKPNDEELAHWAKDARDTKGAAMADKSLVEIAEQLSSTGITNIVVSLGAEGVMWLNHEGWLQAKPPKMDVVSTVGAGDTLVAGMCWGQLNNWDKKQTLGFATALSALAVTQVGVGVKDINEVITMSERITIGE from the coding sequence ATGACCATGAAATTAACAAATTTAAAAGTCGTCACTGTGACGTTAAACCCAGCATTAGATTTAACTGGGCATTTACAGATATTGACTACAGGCACGGTAAACCAAGTGCAACACTGTGCATTAGAGCCTGCGGGTAAAGGCGTTAATGTTGCGAAAGTATTAGCGGAACTTGGCGCAGAAGTGACTGCTACGGGTTTCTTAGGTGTTGAGAATCAAGCGCCGTTTGGTCAATTGTTTGAACGTAGTAATATCAAGGACAAATTTATTCGCGTGCAAGGCGCTACGCGTATCAACGTTAAATTAGTCGAATCGAGCAGTCAGGTCAGTGATATTAACTTCCCTGGTGTGAGTGTGACAGCGGCTGCGATTGTTGAGTTTGAAACCATGCTCGCTAACTTATCGCTTGATCATGATGTATTTGTGATGGCAGGCAGTTTACCGATTGGCGTGACACCAGAGCAATGTGCTAAATGGATCACGCAGTTACAGCAAGCGGGTAAAAAGGTATTTTTTGATAGCAGTAATGCTGCGCTGAGTGCCGGTATTGCAGTGCAGCCTTGGCTGATCAAACCCAATGATGAAGAGTTGGCACACTGGGCTAAAGATGCTAGAGATACTAAAGGCGCCGCAATGGCGGACAAGAGTTTAGTTGAGATCGCAGAGCAGTTATCAAGTACTGGTATCACTAATATCGTGGTATCGCTGGGCGCTGAAGGTGTTATGTGGCTAAACCATGAAGGTTGGTTACAGGCTAAACCACCTAAAATGGACGTAGTGAGTACCGTTGGTGCGGGTGACACCTTAGTCGCAGGTATGTGCTGGGGACAGTTAAACAACTGGGATAAAAAACAAACATTAGGTTTCGCGACTGCGTTATCAGCATTAGCAGTGACACAAGTGGGTGTTGGCGTTAAAGATATAAATGAAGTGATCACGATGAGTGAACGCATCACTATTGGCGAATAA
- a CDS encoding AbgT family transporter has product MSKQAVAKIPGKPSGAMDKFLNLIERAGNKIPDPAILFFWGLVIVWLLSALFSQFDFGMIHPITGQAIEINNLLTGQSLASFLANMVTTFTSFAPLGIVLVSMLGLGVAEASGFINTGLKKMLNFTPAKLLTPMLILVAIISHTAADAGYVLVIPMGGVIFHAAGRHPLAGIAAAFAGVSGGFSANFIPSGIDPLLAGFTQSAAQVLDPAYVVNPLANIFFTGLSSILVVCVGWYVTEKIIEPRLAATPVDENAEEAPNLAVLSTAESRAFSYAGWTMVAGIVALITALYPEASPLRSPEGELTSFSAPIMQSIVPLIFVLFIIPGIVYGRVSGSFKSGDDVIKAMAATMGTMGGYIVMAFFCAQFLSAFSQSNLGTLLALSGADLLKSMDMPGQITIVGMILLTAFVNLLVGSASAKWALIGPVLVPMLMAVGISPELTQAAYRVGDSVSNIISPLMVFFPLVVVYTQRYMKSSGIGTLAALMMPYSIAMLIAWTIFLLGYWALGIPLGIQAPYTYSMG; this is encoded by the coding sequence ATGAGTAAGCAAGCAGTGGCAAAAATACCAGGGAAACCCTCTGGGGCAATGGATAAATTCTTGAATTTAATTGAACGGGCTGGTAATAAAATCCCAGATCCTGCCATTTTATTCTTCTGGGGATTAGTCATCGTTTGGCTATTGTCAGCGTTATTTTCACAGTTTGATTTTGGCATGATCCATCCGATCACTGGCCAAGCTATTGAGATTAATAATTTACTCACTGGGCAGTCACTGGCCTCTTTCCTCGCTAATATGGTGACCACATTTACCAGTTTTGCGCCGTTAGGCATTGTACTGGTCTCTATGCTAGGTCTTGGTGTTGCAGAAGCGTCAGGCTTTATTAATACCGGTTTGAAGAAAATGCTTAACTTCACCCCAGCTAAGTTATTAACACCTATGTTGATTTTAGTGGCAATCATTTCACATACCGCGGCTGATGCTGGTTATGTGTTAGTGATCCCTATGGGTGGTGTGATCTTCCATGCGGCAGGTCGTCATCCGTTAGCGGGTATTGCCGCTGCATTCGCTGGTGTATCTGGTGGTTTCTCTGCTAACTTTATCCCATCGGGTATTGATCCACTTCTGGCTGGCTTTACGCAATCAGCTGCGCAAGTATTAGACCCTGCTTATGTTGTTAATCCACTGGCAAATATTTTCTTTACTGGCTTATCTTCAATCCTAGTGGTGTGTGTCGGTTGGTATGTAACAGAGAAAATCATTGAGCCTCGACTTGCAGCTACGCCTGTTGATGAGAACGCAGAAGAAGCGCCTAATTTAGCTGTGTTATCGACAGCAGAATCAAGAGCATTTAGCTATGCGGGTTGGACTATGGTAGCGGGTATCGTGGCATTAATTACTGCACTCTATCCTGAAGCATCACCATTGCGCTCGCCTGAAGGTGAATTAACGTCATTTAGTGCGCCGATTATGCAATCAATTGTGCCGCTTATTTTTGTACTGTTTATTATTCCGGGTATCGTTTATGGCCGTGTTTCTGGTTCGTTCAAATCAGGTGATGATGTAATTAAAGCCATGGCTGCTACGATGGGCACTATGGGTGGTTATATCGTGATGGCATTTTTCTGTGCACAATTCCTATCTGCATTTAGCCAATCAAATTTAGGTACCTTACTGGCGTTATCTGGTGCTGATTTATTGAAATCAATGGATATGCCAGGACAAATCACTATTGTTGGTATGATCTTATTGACGGCATTTGTTAACTTATTAGTCGGCAGTGCTTCAGCAAAATGGGCATTAATCGGTCCAGTACTTGTGCCTATGTTAATGGCGGTGGGCATCTCTCCTGAATTAACCCAAGCGGCTTATCGTGTTGGTGACTCAGTGTCTAACATTATCTCACCATTAATGGTGTTCTTCCCGCTAGTGGTTGTTTACACACAACGTTATATGAAGAGTTCAGGTATTGGCACGTTGGCAGCATTAATGATGCCTTATTCTATCGCGATGTTAATCGCCTGGACAATATTCTTACTGGGTTATTGGGCACTTGGTATCCCTCTAGGTATTCAAGCACCTTACACTTATAGCATGGGCTAG
- a CDS encoding LysR substrate-binding domain-containing protein codes for MYPNLPPLNAMRVFESAARNVSFTLAAKELFVTHGAVSKQVKILEQYLGVNLFIRQHRKLVLTEEAKPYLIKVQSALQTINGATQELISQPQLAQRIAINVLPSLTINWLIPSLENFKLSHPNLFVDLSIGDFAIDFSQHQYDIAIRSATKKPLGCNVLKLMDEDLCLVCSPQLAKKMTSLQDINKMTLLEHTSRPGLWRLWADDIGIAITTDNKFGMEHFYMLSQAAVSSMGVALIPRFFVSQQLTDGSLVIPFSAGFVSPYSYYLLTPTASPLPLKVQTFIDWLLPLFAPYR; via the coding sequence ATGTATCCTAATCTACCGCCATTAAATGCCATGCGTGTTTTTGAATCAGCAGCGAGAAATGTGAGTTTTACGCTAGCAGCGAAAGAACTTTTCGTGACTCATGGCGCAGTGAGTAAGCAGGTGAAGATATTAGAGCAATATCTAGGGGTTAATTTGTTTATTCGTCAGCACCGCAAGTTAGTGCTTACTGAAGAGGCAAAACCTTATTTGATTAAGGTGCAGAGTGCGCTGCAAACAATTAATGGCGCGACGCAAGAACTTATATCTCAGCCGCAATTAGCACAACGTATCGCCATTAATGTATTACCGAGTTTAACCATTAACTGGTTAATTCCGAGCCTAGAAAACTTTAAACTCAGTCATCCGAATTTGTTTGTCGATCTGTCTATTGGTGATTTTGCGATTGATTTTAGCCAGCATCAATACGATATCGCCATACGCAGTGCGACGAAAAAGCCGCTGGGTTGTAATGTACTTAAACTGATGGATGAAGATCTTTGTCTGGTGTGTTCGCCACAACTGGCTAAAAAAATGACCTCACTGCAAGATATCAACAAGATGACCTTGTTAGAGCATACCTCTCGTCCTGGATTGTGGCGTCTCTGGGCTGATGATATTGGCATTGCCATTACCACAGATAACAAATTTGGTATGGAGCATTTCTATATGCTTAGTCAAGCGGCTGTGAGCAGTATGGGGGTGGCGCTTATTCCGCGGTTTTTTGTCAGTCAACAATTAACGGATGGTAGCTTAGTCATTCCATTTTCAGCAGGTTTTGTTAGCCCGTATAGTTATTATTTACTGACACCGACAGCCAGTCCATTACCGTTGAAAGTGCAGACTTTCATTGACTGGCTATTGCCTTTATTCGCACCGTATCGATAA
- a CDS encoding TSUP family transporter: MILDMSLQLSTEIVGMLFLVAVVAGFIDAIAGGGGLLTIPALLWVGLPPATALATNKLQACGGSFFASVYFIRKGLVDIKKMKFAIGCTFVGSALGSIAIQSIDPSILEVILPFLILAIGGYFLLSKQITDEDKHQLLTPTLFAITAAFGIGLYDGFFGPGTGSFFALAFVSLAGFGLAKATAHAKVLNFTTNIASLLFFALGGKVLWALGGIMLVGQALGATLGSRLVLSKGVKIIKPLMVTMSIAMSLKLLFS; this comes from the coding sequence ATGATTTTGGATATGTCATTACAATTATCAACAGAAATTGTTGGTATGCTATTTTTAGTCGCCGTCGTCGCCGGATTTATTGATGCGATTGCTGGCGGTGGTGGTTTACTGACTATTCCAGCATTATTATGGGTTGGCCTGCCTCCAGCAACCGCGCTTGCCACCAACAAACTGCAAGCCTGTGGCGGTAGCTTCTTTGCTAGTGTTTATTTTATTCGTAAAGGCCTAGTCGATATAAAGAAAATGAAGTTCGCTATTGGCTGTACCTTTGTTGGTTCAGCCTTAGGTAGTATTGCCATCCAATCCATTGATCCCAGTATTTTGGAAGTCATTTTACCTTTCCTTATTCTGGCTATCGGTGGGTATTTTTTATTATCCAAACAAATCACCGATGAAGATAAACATCAGTTACTCACACCGACCCTGTTTGCTATTACAGCCGCATTTGGTATTGGTTTATACGATGGTTTCTTCGGCCCTGGCACAGGCAGTTTCTTTGCGTTGGCGTTTGTATCATTGGCAGGGTTTGGTTTAGCAAAAGCCACAGCGCATGCTAAAGTGCTAAATTTTACCACCAATATCGCGTCACTGTTATTCTTTGCATTAGGCGGGAAAGTATTGTGGGCACTTGGCGGCATTATGTTGGTAGGCCAAGCGTTAGGGGCAACACTTGGTTCACGCTTAGTATTATCCAAAGGCGTTAAAATCATTAAACCCTTGATGGTGACTATGTCTATCGCCATGAGCTTAAAGCTGCTCTTTTCTTAA
- a CDS encoding polyamine aminopropyltransferase → MEPSVVNSDNKAQQAQQRKRSLWFHDALLISVMIILAGCGLIYEYLLSHYAGRILGSVESAIYAMIGTMIVAMGIGAFMARWFKDAFTAFAWLEALIALIGMSCILIISAMIALSYSLPQLLSATFNLPSNVVLDGYLPQQLEKIAKFMPYVFGLVLGIFIGMEIPLIARVRQQVYGRFLENNAGTIYGADYIGAGIGAAIWVLIMLSLPIMEAAAWTALFNIIAGLAFLWRYQDKIRWAKLLFVCHLLLIALFAVILTLGTGWLAQLSSVLYKDKVIYSQSTKYQHVVVTERYLKNHAEPVTDLFINGHLQFSSVDEQLYHDLLVYPAMMASNRHDKVLIIGGGDGLALRNVLRWPVEAVTLVDLDAELLALFGAKTVDYAAPEAIKQRMLRLNQASLQDPRLTLFATDAFLQVETLLDEGAKFDTIIIDLPDPNHPDLNKLYSDFFYNQVRQLLAADGALAIQSTSPYHAQKAFLSIGKTVKEAGFLHVEQYQRNIPSFGQWGWTIATTRGKSASQRIAEFDTLPIPSKWLNKQFLLASFVFPGNFYDKMDTIDINRLGSGVLYDYNRAAWQTESELYKN, encoded by the coding sequence GTGGAACCCTCAGTTGTAAATAGTGATAATAAAGCCCAGCAAGCACAACAGCGTAAACGTTCATTATGGTTTCACGATGCGTTATTAATTTCGGTGATGATCATTCTTGCTGGCTGCGGCTTGATCTATGAATATTTGCTTTCGCATTATGCGGGCAGGATATTAGGTTCTGTCGAGAGTGCTATTTATGCCATGATCGGTACCATGATTGTGGCGATGGGCATAGGCGCATTTATGGCGCGTTGGTTTAAAGATGCCTTTACCGCATTCGCTTGGTTAGAAGCCCTGATCGCCTTAATCGGTATGAGCTGTATTTTAATTATTTCAGCGATGATCGCTTTAAGTTATAGCTTGCCACAGTTATTATCGGCGACGTTTAACTTACCCAGTAACGTAGTACTCGATGGTTACCTGCCACAACAGCTAGAAAAAATAGCTAAATTCATGCCTTATGTATTCGGTTTAGTGCTAGGTATCTTTATTGGTATGGAGATCCCGTTGATTGCCCGCGTGCGCCAACAAGTGTATGGCCGATTTTTAGAAAATAATGCCGGTACTATTTACGGTGCTGACTATATCGGTGCTGGTATTGGCGCGGCTATTTGGGTGTTGATCATGTTATCGTTACCGATTATGGAAGCGGCGGCATGGACGGCATTATTTAATATTATTGCTGGTTTAGCATTTTTATGGCGTTATCAAGATAAGATCCGTTGGGCGAAGTTGTTGTTTGTCTGCCATTTATTATTAATTGCATTATTCGCGGTTATTCTTACCTTAGGTACAGGTTGGTTAGCGCAATTAAGTAGTGTGTTGTATAAAGACAAAGTGATTTATTCCCAATCGACAAAATATCAACATGTAGTGGTGACGGAACGTTATTTAAAAAATCACGCTGAACCGGTGACAGATTTGTTCATTAACGGTCATTTACAGTTTTCCAGTGTCGATGAGCAGCTGTATCATGATTTGTTAGTTTACCCGGCAATGATGGCTTCTAATCGTCATGATAAAGTGTTGATTATTGGTGGTGGTGACGGTTTAGCCTTGCGTAATGTATTACGTTGGCCTGTTGAGGCGGTGACCTTAGTGGACTTAGATGCTGAACTATTAGCCCTGTTTGGTGCTAAGACTGTTGATTATGCGGCGCCAGAAGCGATTAAACAACGTATGTTGCGCTTAAATCAAGCGTCATTACAAGATCCGCGGTTAACATTGTTTGCTACTGATGCATTTTTACAAGTGGAAACATTGCTCGATGAAGGGGCTAAGTTTGATACCATCATTATTGATTTACCCGATCCAAATCACCCTGATCTGAATAAACTCTACAGTGATTTTTTCTATAATCAGGTGCGCCAATTGTTAGCGGCTGATGGTGCCTTAGCGATACAATCGACGTCACCTTATCATGCTCAAAAGGCATTTTTAAGCATAGGTAAGACGGTTAAAGAAGCGGGTTTTCTACACGTAGAACAGTATCAACGTAATATTCCGTCATTTGGCCAGTGGGGCTGGACGATAGCGACAACCCGCGGTAAATCAGCAAGTCAGCGTATTGCTGAATTCGATACCTTGCCTATACCATCTAAGTGGCTAAATAAGCAATTCTTGTTGGCGTCGTTTGTTTTCCCCGGTAATTTTTATGACAAAATGGACACGATTGACATTAACCGATTAGGCTCTGGGGTCTTGTATGACTATAATCGTGCGGCGTGGCAAACTGAGTCAGAACTGTATAAGAATTAG
- a CDS encoding fatty acid cis/trans isomerase produces MDATLSLTFFARLAAMKTAADYTAWLDDYGVRRSDPRFWPHSDTIQTLNQQLQPINAGLLDYNRLQNR; encoded by the coding sequence ATAGACGCTACACTATCACTCACATTTTTTGCTCGTTTAGCGGCAATGAAAACAGCCGCAGATTATACTGCTTGGCTAGATGATTATGGTGTTAGACGCTCTGACCCTCGATTCTGGCCACACAGTGATACTATCCAAACCTTAAATCAACAGTTACAGCCTATTAACGCCGGTTTATTAGATTACAATCGTTTACAAAATAGGTAA
- the fruB gene encoding fused PTS fructose transporter subunit IIA/HPr protein — protein sequence MLSLSSNDIQLKQSAPNKQHAIKALAQSLANKTYVEASYVDGMLAREAQHSTYLGNGIAIPHGTVDTRELVNKTGVQLHHYPQGVDWGEGQTVYLAIAIAAKSDEHLAILKQLTHVLSADGIEQQLQQCDSAKAIIALLEGNSLEGKQQSATLLTAELIQLDFPAQDLSQLTAVAAGLLKHHHCIDNNGVADAITTPACHLGQGLWLARTSKAVTTTAISFVTPEQSLQQNISEPNSLAVKGLLMLASANNLHLDNMQCVVDLIYNQQVSQLFNADADTIIGLLTEVQPSGITATFTIHNSHGLHARPSAMLVNITKQYQADIQVTNAAGKSTNAKSLMKLMSLGVHCDEALTFTADGTDAELALKAIGEGIEAGLGEGK from the coding sequence ATGTTGTCACTGTCTTCGAATGACATTCAATTAAAGCAATCGGCGCCGAACAAACAGCACGCCATTAAAGCCCTTGCGCAAAGCTTGGCAAATAAAACATACGTTGAAGCAAGTTATGTCGACGGGATGTTAGCGCGTGAAGCGCAGCACTCTACATATCTAGGTAATGGTATCGCTATCCCGCATGGGACCGTTGATACACGTGAATTGGTCAATAAAACCGGTGTGCAATTACACCATTACCCACAAGGCGTTGATTGGGGCGAGGGGCAAACTGTTTACCTGGCGATTGCGATTGCGGCTAAGTCGGATGAACATCTGGCTATTTTAAAACAGCTTACTCATGTATTAAGTGCAGATGGTATCGAGCAGCAACTACAGCAATGCGACAGTGCAAAAGCGATTATTGCCTTGCTTGAAGGTAATAGTCTTGAAGGTAAGCAGCAATCTGCCACGTTATTAACTGCGGAGTTGATACAGCTGGATTTTCCTGCGCAAGATCTATCCCAATTGACCGCTGTCGCTGCAGGGTTACTTAAGCATCACCATTGCATTGATAATAACGGTGTTGCTGATGCTATTACCACACCAGCATGCCATCTTGGTCAAGGTTTATGGTTAGCGAGAACTAGCAAAGCAGTAACCACTACCGCAATCTCATTTGTGACGCCAGAACAAAGCTTACAGCAGAATATTTCAGAGCCGAATAGCTTAGCTGTTAAAGGCTTACTCATGCTAGCAAGTGCTAACAATCTACATCTAGATAATATGCAGTGTGTGGTCGATTTAATTTATAACCAACAAGTGAGCCAGTTATTTAATGCGGACGCTGACACCATTATTGGTTTATTAACAGAAGTGCAGCCAAGTGGCATAACAGCAACATTTACCATTCATAATAGTCACGGTTTACATGCCAGACCAAGTGCCATGTTGGTGAATATTACCAAGCAGTATCAGGCTGATATCCAAGTTACCAATGCGGCGGGTAAATCAACCAATGCGAAAAGTTTGATGAAACTAATGTCGTTGGGCGTGCATTGTGATGAAGCATTAACATTTACTGCGGATGGTACAGATGCGGAACTCGCACTCAAAGCCATAGGTGAAGGTATCGAAGCTGGATTAGGTGAAGGTAAATAA